In a genomic window of Quercus lobata isolate SW786 chromosome 4, ValleyOak3.0 Primary Assembly, whole genome shotgun sequence:
- the LOC115984831 gene encoding uncharacterized protein LOC115984831, protein MLDDIYRGTFPDANIGESSTSPGPSNNDHKARPFDQLWEDAQCELYPGCKKFSKLSFCMKLLHIKTLCNWSDKSFDLMIDLIKQALPDGESLPKSYYEAKQFRRDLGFSYELIHVCKNVCTLFWKEHADKEECRKCHTSRWKEDNGKGKKIPWKVLRYFPIKPRLQRLFMSKDLAKDMRWHKDERLEDGDYLRHPADSIVWKEFDKKHAWFAADSRNVRLGLASDGFNPFGNMSTSYSMWPVVLMPYNLPPWRCMKDPYMILSLLIPGRKAPGNKIDVYLQSLVDDLKELWNEGIKTYDSSKQHSFKLHAALLWTINDFPAYANLSGWSTKGKLACPICNENTESSYLKSSHKLCYMGHHRFLPQEHNWGQKKEFFDGTEEHRIAPNELSGDQLLQQLMNVPKVQFGDDEATRKRKRTKIELNWTKKSIFFELPYWSTLKLRHNLDVMHIEKNICDSVLGTLMYDSGKGKNKDTSKARKDLEDMGIRKDLHLQKIGTSTKMPQAKYTLTKVENTRFCDWLKNVKFPDGYASNISRCVNTNEGTISGMKSHDLHVLLQRLLPVAIRGYFNDNIRTTLTELCLFFKDLCSRTLKLDVLNQMKEDIVVILCKMEMIFPPAFFDIMVHLALYLPREAELASPVQFR, encoded by the coding sequence ATGTTAGATGACATTTATAGGGGGACATTTCCAGATGCAAATATAGGTGAATCCTCCACTTCTCCAGGTCCATCAAACAATGATCACAAAGCAAGACCTTTTGATCAGTTGTGGGAAGATGCCCAATGTGAGCTTTATCCAGGTTgtaaaaagttttctaaactctCTTTTTGTATGAAGCTGCTTCATATAAAGACACTTTGCAATTGGAGTGATAAGTCGTTTGATTTGATGATTGACTTGATAAAGCAGGCACTCCCAGATGGGGAGTCATTGCCAAAATCATATTATGAAGCGAAGCAGTTTAGGCGAGACTTGGGTTTTAGCTATGAGTTGATACATGTATGCAAAAATGTATGTACACTTTTTTGGAAGGAACATGCTGATAAAGAAGAATGCCGAAAATGTCATACTTCAAGATGGAAAGAGGACAATggtaaaggtaaaaaaattccTTGGAAGGTCTTAAGGTATTTTCCAATTAAACCAAGGTTGCAGCGATTGTTTATGTCAAAAGATTTAGCTAAAGACATGAGGTGGCACAAAGATGAGCGACTTGAAGATGGAGATTACCTTAGACATCCTGCCGATTCAATAGTGTGGAAAGAGTTTGATAAAAAACATGCTTGGTTTGCTGCAGATTCCCGCAATGTGCGACTTGGTTTAGCAAGCGATGGGTTTAATCCATTTGGTAACATGAGTACATCATATAGCATGTGGCCAGTAGTACTTATGCCGTATAATTTACCTCCATGGAGGTGTATGAAGGATCCATATATGATTTTGTCCTTACTTATTCCTGGACGTAAGGCACCTGGAAACAAAATTGATGTGTACTTGCAGTCGTTAGTGGATGatttaaaagaattatggaATGAAGGCATCAAGACGTATGACTCATCAAAGCAACATTCATTTAAGTTGCATGCAGCGTTATTATGGACTATAAATGATTTTCCTGCATATGCGAACTTATCTGGGTGGTCTACCAAGGGAAAGTTAGCATGTCCCATATGTAATGAGAATACAGAGTCGAGTTATTTGAAGTCTAGCCACAAATTGTGTTACATGGGTCATCATCGATTCTTACCTCAGGAGCATAATTGGGGccagaaaaaagaattttttgatGGAACTGAAGAGCATAGGATAGCTCCTAATGAATTATCAGGAGATCAACTGTTACAACAACTAATGAATGTTCCAAAAGTGCAATTTGGAGATGATGAAgctacaagaaaaagaaagcgcACAAAGATCGAGTTGAATTGGACaaagaaaagtattttttttgagttaccTTATTGGTCAACACTAAAACTGAGACATAACTTAGATGTCATGCATATTGAGAAGAATATATGTGACAGTGTCTTAGGTACACTGATGTATGATAgtggaaaagggaaaaataaagacACTTCTAAAGCACGAAAGGATTTAGAAGATATGGGCATACGTAAAGATTTGCACTTACAGAAAATTGGTACATCTACAAAAATGCCACAAGCAAAGTATACATTGACAAAAGTTGAGAATACAAGATTCTGTGATTGGCTAAAAAATGTAAAGTTTCCTGATGGGTATGCATCTAACATTAGTAGATGTGTGAACACCAATGAGGGTACGATTTCAGGAATGAAAAGTCATGATCTTCATGTACTCTTACAACGATTACTTCCTGTTGCAATTCGTGGATATTTCAATGATAATATACGTACAACATTGACTgaattgtgtttattttttaaggacTTGTGTTCACGAACATTGAAGTTAGATGTCTTAAATCAAATGAAGGAAGACATTGTTGTGATTTTATGCAAAATGGAAATGATATTTCCACCTGCTTTTTTCGATATAATGGTACATCTAGCTCTTTATTTACCTCGAGAGGCAGAGCTTGCAAGTCCTGTTCAATTTCGTTAG